The following coding sequences are from one Dermacentor andersoni chromosome 5, qqDerAnde1_hic_scaffold, whole genome shotgun sequence window:
- the LOC126530911 gene encoding uncharacterized protein, with protein sequence MCVQVQGTEISPEEYHSDAGWTLAGERMSRLRQRTPASGKADGPAGSQTSTRSKFYKNARASAIKAARMPAMPLEETKIVVRPRGGLDIVKTGTTSVAAAILTAAKITSEESAADTICPNTQQNIMVVSTPNEDNAARYAKIQEISIQGKPYEVSAYRTAPHDTVKGVIRGIPIDASAEELDRKIVNERNPLAVASERIGSTTTAIVVFQGPKVPNFVRYGVTLIPCRLYKKQIDVCQQCGRVGHRKDVCPTPTIKTCLACGLANPTEDHRCTPKCQLCGGEHPTGDRTCKAKYKVPYVVRKRQWERRQAERQLLSESDFPPLDKPPAARKSRTPSDNRAPKSRDSSCCKRSLSRKTSPSRERVSWVDAAKGNNIRNAQKITETTKKEDMNKVREANELLRQENAALRATINNLTKEIAEIRQLLLGNDEPLQRPTPSISKAEETTTNIPEKAIEEPAPKKRAIEATRTQTENDRIDSLEAKFEATFSKLEQLITKNIAAVTALKQTMETYQADNTNRFAYIERTLQPMVGHPTFAPLFAHHPPNQGAPYTPTQSWPPTQHQQQQV encoded by the coding sequence ATGTGCGTTCAAGTTCAGGGAACAGAGATCTCACCCGAGGAATACCACAGCGACGCCGGATGGACGCTCGCGGGGGAACGCATGTCGAGGCTGCGCCAGCGGACCCCCGCCAGCGGCAAGGCCGACGGACCCGCcgggagtcaaacaagcacgaggtcaaaattctacaagaacgccagagcctcggccatcaaggcagcacgcatgccagccatgccactagaagaaaccaagatagttgtcagacccagagggggactggacatcgtcaagaccggcaccaccagcgtcgctgcggccatactcactgcggccaagatcacgagcgaggaaagcgccgcggacaccatctgccccaacacacaacagaacatcatggtcgtaagtacaccgaacgaagacaacgcggcaaggtACGCTAAAATCCAGGAGATATCCattcaaggcaaaccctacgaggtcagcgcatatcgcacggcacctcacgacaccgtgaagggcgtcatcagaggcatccccatcgacgcgagcgccgaagagctagatagaaagatcgtcaacgagaggaacccgctagcagtggcctcagaaaggattggaagcacgaccactgcgattgtggtgttccaggggcccaaggtaccgaactttgtccgatacggagtcaccctgataccgtgccgcctctacaagaaacagatcgacgtctgccagcagtgcggccgagtgggacaccgcaaggacgtttgcccgacccccacaatcaagacgtgcctggcctgcggactcgcgaaccccacagaagaccatcgctgtaccccaaaatgtCAGTTATGCGGAGGcgaacacccgaccggagaccgaacgtgcaaggcgaaatacaaggtcccctacgtagtgcgcaagcgacaatgggagcgccgacaggccgaacgccagctgctgtcggagagcgatttcccgccactcgacaagccgccagctGCGCGAAAGTCGAGGACGCCATCGGATAACCGCGCGcccaaatccagagacagcagttgttgcaagagaagcctcagcaggaaaacgtcaccatcacgtgagcgagtgagctgggtcgacgcagcgaaaggaaacaacataaggaacgcgcagaaaatcaccgaaaccacgaagaaagaagatatgaATAAGGTCCGGGAGGCAAATGAGctcctaagacaagaaaacgcggcgttgcgagcgaccatcaacaacctcacgaaagAGATCGCCGAGATTCGTCAGTTGCTGCTAGGCAACgacgagcctctacagagacccacgccaagcatAAGCAAGgccgaggaaacgacaacgaacatcccggagaaagccatagaggaaccggcaccgaagaagcgagccatcgaggccacgcgcacgcaaacagaaaacgatcgcatcgacagcctcgaagcgaaattcgaagcgacattcagcaaactcgaacagctaatcacgaaaaacatcgcagcagtgacagcactgaaacaaacaatggagacctaccaagccgataacacgaacagattcgcctacatcgaaaggaccctacagccgatggtaggccacccgacgtttgcgcccctcttcgcgcatcatccacccaaccagggagccccgtacacgccaacgcaatcatggccgccaacgcagcaccagcagcagcaggtgtaa